A single Candidatus Thalassolituus haligoni DNA region contains:
- a CDS encoding ABC transporter ATP-binding protein, protein MTSTSPVYVVNESASGESTVAAGSDSSNHSKRVEIEFRGVSKAFAQKGQKDAPAVVKDLTFSIRKGEVVSLIGPSGCGKSTLLNMGSGLYSATTGTVMVAGQEVKGPVKRVAFMLQKDLLMPWRTIQKNVEVGMEIARVPKAERQAVAQEMLHKCHLAGFEKHYPFQLSGGMRQRAALARTLAMKPDVLFLDEPFSALDAQTKMVLQQDLANTLYNEQKTALFITHDLAEAVALSDRILVMSSRPGTIIEEITVDLPHRNNPLERRKLAGTGPLIGRLMELLHVGDEDAMH, encoded by the coding sequence ATGACCTCAACCAGCCCTGTGTATGTCGTCAATGAATCCGCAAGCGGAGAGTCCACTGTGGCGGCTGGTTCTGATAGCTCGAACCATTCAAAACGGGTTGAAATTGAGTTTCGCGGTGTCAGCAAGGCGTTTGCACAAAAAGGCCAGAAAGATGCGCCTGCAGTGGTCAAGGATCTGACCTTTTCGATTCGTAAAGGCGAAGTCGTTTCACTGATCGGGCCATCTGGCTGCGGCAAGAGCACGCTGCTGAACATGGGCAGCGGATTGTACTCAGCCACCACGGGTACCGTGATGGTTGCCGGGCAGGAAGTCAAAGGCCCGGTCAAACGGGTAGCCTTTATGCTGCAAAAAGATTTGCTGATGCCGTGGCGTACCATTCAGAAAAACGTGGAAGTCGGCATGGAAATCGCGCGGGTTCCCAAGGCCGAGCGTCAAGCTGTTGCCCAGGAAATGCTGCATAAATGCCATCTGGCCGGTTTTGAAAAACATTACCCCTTCCAGCTATCTGGCGGTATGCGTCAGCGGGCGGCATTGGCCCGTACTCTGGCGATGAAACCGGATGTACTGTTTCTGGATGAACCTTTCTCGGCGCTGGATGCCCAGACCAAAATGGTGCTGCAGCAGGATCTGGCCAACACTCTTTATAACGAACAGAAAACCGCTCTGTTTATTACCCACGATCTGGCCGAAGCCGTTGCGCTGTCGGACCGCATTCTGGTGATGAGCAGCCGTCCCGGCACCATTATCGAAGAAATCACCGTTGACCTTCCTCACCGCAACAATCCTCTCGAACGGCGCAAACTGGCGGGTACTGGTCCGTTGATCGGTCGCTTGATGGAGCTGCTGCATGTGGGTGATGAAGACGCCATGCACTGA
- a CDS encoding ABC transporter substrate-binding protein: MKLFSKNLARVTMASAAIIWSAFSQAELKEITYLMPAPPTLPAFAPWTLAQYKGYFESENLKVNFVTARGGVDVAKQIGTGNAMVGGAIGDTPLIVRANGIPVKAVAVLGAGSLTVLATGDDAGIKSVADLKGKTVTVMSYSDTTYYALLATLKKAGLSKTDLDIQAAGPAGVWKLFAAGKADAMAGAPDWVVSARDGGRSASLVDEANMFDSMAQAILASDDAIKNHPDVVQGVVTATLKGMRDIMVDPKQAAIDFAAAVPSFKGRESYLERAFMLFNERVYKNQLMPGLIDESRLAGVARFYLDEGIVKREVPLQDLFTNEFARNARPGGTVTSQSVKPHLRAPEKHNNL; the protein is encoded by the coding sequence ATGAAGCTGTTTAGCAAAAACCTCGCCAGAGTCACGATGGCCAGCGCGGCCATAATCTGGTCTGCCTTCTCTCAGGCAGAACTGAAGGAAATTACCTATTTGATGCCAGCTCCACCTACTTTGCCGGCATTTGCCCCCTGGACCCTGGCCCAATACAAGGGTTACTTCGAGAGTGAAAATCTGAAAGTGAATTTTGTCACCGCCCGTGGTGGTGTGGACGTTGCCAAGCAGATTGGTACCGGTAACGCCATGGTGGGGGGTGCTATTGGTGATACGCCACTGATCGTGCGTGCCAATGGTATTCCGGTCAAGGCCGTAGCGGTATTGGGTGCAGGCAGCCTGACGGTATTGGCGACTGGTGATGATGCCGGTATCAAGAGCGTGGCTGATTTGAAAGGCAAAACCGTGACCGTGATGTCTTATTCCGACACGACTTATTACGCCTTGCTGGCGACGCTGAAAAAAGCCGGCCTCAGCAAGACCGATCTGGACATTCAGGCGGCAGGCCCTGCCGGTGTCTGGAAGCTGTTTGCAGCAGGTAAGGCGGATGCCATGGCCGGTGCGCCGGATTGGGTGGTTTCTGCTCGTGATGGCGGTCGCAGTGCCAGCCTGGTCGACGAAGCCAATATGTTCGACAGCATGGCTCAGGCCATTCTGGCCTCGGATGATGCGATCAAGAATCATCCTGACGTGGTGCAGGGCGTAGTGACTGCGACGCTGAAAGGCATGCGCGACATCATGGTCGATCCGAAGCAAGCCGCGATTGATTTTGCTGCTGCCGTGCCGTCATTCAAAGGCCGGGAAAGCTACCTTGAACGTGCCTTTATGCTGTTTAACGAGCGGGTTTACAAAAACCAGTTAATGCCTGGCCTGATTGACGAAAGCCGTTTGGCGGGTGTTGCCCGGTTCTACCTCGACGAAGGCATCGTCAAGCGTGAAGTACCGCTGCAAGACCTGTTCACCAACGAGTTCGCCAGAAACGCACGCCCTGGCGGCACGGTGACATCTCAGTCAGTCAAGCCGCACCTTCGGGCACCTGAAAAACATAACAATCTGTAA
- a CDS encoding ABC transporter permease: MNYRTIAGSIAILLVFLASWEWGPAAMGMPEYVLPSLSNVWHEFFIMWQHSELLKHTLITAAEVLLGFGIGAFLGLAIGVALGLSPTAEAMLSPYILALQIAPKVAFAPLFVMWLGYTIYPKILVAVLIVFFPVMINVLSAVRAVDPDMVNLIRIMNASRWQIFRLVEFPSAMPALFSGLRIASTLAVIGVTVGELVGGNLGLGYLLVDSEGQGNTAGVFVAIVGLTVIGIVAYAAVVFAEKRVLHYMPKANLATA, from the coding sequence ATGAATTACCGAACCATTGCTGGCAGCATCGCGATCCTGTTGGTGTTTTTGGCAAGCTGGGAGTGGGGTCCTGCGGCCATGGGTATGCCGGAATACGTGCTACCCAGCCTAAGCAATGTATGGCATGAGTTTTTCATCATGTGGCAACACAGTGAACTGCTCAAACATACCTTGATTACCGCCGCAGAAGTACTGCTCGGCTTTGGTATCGGGGCATTCCTCGGATTGGCAATCGGTGTGGCTCTGGGCTTGTCGCCAACCGCGGAAGCCATGTTGTCACCGTACATTCTGGCGCTGCAGATTGCCCCGAAAGTGGCCTTTGCTCCGCTGTTTGTGATGTGGCTGGGCTACACCATCTACCCGAAAATCCTGGTTGCCGTACTGATCGTGTTCTTCCCGGTCATGATCAATGTCTTGTCGGCGGTCCGTGCCGTTGACCCGGACATGGTCAATCTGATTCGCATCATGAACGCCAGCCGCTGGCAAATCTTCCGGCTGGTGGAATTTCCATCCGCGATGCCAGCCCTGTTCTCCGGCCTGCGTATTGCCTCCACTCTGGCGGTGATTGGCGTCACCGTTGGTGAATTGGTCGGCGGCAACCTGGGACTGGGCTACTTGCTGGTGGATTCCGAAGGGCAGGGTAATACCGCTGGGGTCTTTGTCGCCATTGTGGGCCTGACCGTGATTGGCATCGTGGCATACGCCGCGGTGGTGTTCGCAGAGAAGCGGGTACTGCATTACATGCCGAAAGCCAATCTGGCCACCGCGTAA
- a CDS encoding SDR family oxidoreductase: MNTVNQLLDGRKILVTGAARGLGFAFAKQLALAGAEVVLADILEAQVMASAADLRASGLNATGVSIDVRDPHAVASAVSQAIEVLGGLDGLVNNAAITNSGGKTTEELDMDTWNRVMEVNVRGCWLVTNACLPALRASGRGAIVNLASDTAIWGAPKLLAYTASKGAVMAMTRTLATELGDDNITVNAIAPGLVAVEATEYVPQDRKDLYCQQRPLKRTQVPEDVCGAVIFALSDMARFITGQTLPVNGGFVMP, translated from the coding sequence ATGAATACGGTTAACCAACTGCTGGATGGTCGCAAGATACTGGTCACCGGAGCCGCACGAGGCCTTGGTTTTGCCTTCGCCAAACAATTGGCACTGGCCGGTGCCGAGGTGGTGCTGGCCGACATTCTGGAAGCGCAGGTCATGGCTTCCGCTGCTGATCTTCGGGCATCCGGTCTGAACGCCACCGGCGTCAGCATCGATGTCCGTGATCCGCACGCTGTCGCCAGCGCTGTCTCACAGGCGATAGAGGTTCTGGGTGGTCTGGATGGTCTGGTCAATAACGCCGCCATCACCAACTCCGGTGGCAAAACCACCGAAGAGCTGGATATGGATACCTGGAACCGGGTGATGGAAGTCAATGTCCGGGGCTGCTGGCTGGTCACCAACGCCTGTTTGCCGGCGCTGCGGGCCAGTGGCCGGGGCGCGATTGTGAACCTGGCGTCGGATACCGCGATCTGGGGTGCGCCCAAGTTGTTGGCCTATACCGCCAGCAAAGGGGCTGTGATGGCCATGACCCGCACGCTGGCGACCGAACTGGGTGACGACAATATCACCGTCAACGCTATCGCACCGGGACTGGTCGCTGTGGAAGCCACCGAATATGTACCGCAAGACCGCAAGGACCTGTATTGCCAGCAACGTCCATTAAAACGGACTCAAGTGCCGGAAGACGTGTGTGGCGCAGTGATTTTTGCCTTGTCGGATATGGCCCGTTTTATCACCGGCCAGACCCTGCCGGTGAACGGCGGTTTTGTGATGCCATGA
- a CDS encoding VOC family protein produces MSVLGIDEITFGVEDLALCQQFFSDWGLTLLSQSDTEQVFETLNGCRVVIKHKDDPSLPPAFEEGPTLREVVWGVESDDDLDLYAGRMVTKPGFFSTTERVGCLDPNGMGVRLQKSRKRAVTLECVGHNTWGERGRINTPSPVYDKATPIEVGHVVFFVKDVNACEAFYRDTFGFVISDRYPNKGAFMRCSEEGSHHNIFLLQPPEPRAGLNHVAFTVRDLHEVFGGGMNVSRLGWDTELGPGRHPISSAFFWYFRNPAGALVEYYADEDLLTAEWQPREFEPGPTVFAEWAISGGIDGNTRRQANGPQAASKTFITARDKP; encoded by the coding sequence ATGAGTGTATTAGGAATTGATGAAATCACCTTCGGTGTTGAAGACCTGGCCTTGTGTCAGCAGTTTTTCAGCGATTGGGGGCTGACGTTGCTGAGTCAGTCGGATACCGAACAGGTGTTCGAAACCTTGAACGGCTGTCGGGTCGTAATCAAGCACAAGGATGATCCATCCTTGCCTCCGGCGTTTGAAGAAGGCCCGACCCTGCGTGAAGTGGTCTGGGGGGTAGAGTCGGACGACGATCTGGATCTGTACGCCGGACGCATGGTCACCAAGCCCGGTTTCTTCTCCACCACCGAGCGGGTTGGCTGTCTCGATCCGAACGGCATGGGCGTACGACTGCAAAAAAGCCGCAAACGGGCGGTAACGCTGGAATGTGTCGGCCATAACACCTGGGGTGAGCGCGGCCGTATCAATACACCAAGCCCGGTGTACGACAAGGCAACACCGATCGAAGTCGGTCACGTGGTGTTTTTTGTCAAGGACGTCAACGCCTGCGAAGCGTTTTACCGGGATACCTTCGGCTTTGTGATTTCCGATCGTTACCCCAACAAAGGCGCTTTTATGCGCTGCTCGGAGGAAGGCAGCCACCACAATATCTTTTTGCTGCAGCCGCCCGAACCACGCGCCGGACTCAACCACGTCGCCTTTACGGTACGGGATCTGCACGAAGTCTTTGGCGGCGGCATGAATGTGTCACGGTTAGGATGGGATACCGAACTGGGCCCCGGTCGTCACCCGATTTCATCGGCCTTTTTCTGGTACTTCCGCAATCCGGCCGGTGCGCTGGTGGAGTACTACGCTGACGAAGACTTGCTGACCGCTGAATGGCAGCCTCGCGAGTTTGAGCCTGGCCCGACCGTGTTCGCCGAATGGGCGATTTCCGGCGGCATCGACGGCAATACCCGGCGTCAGGCCAATGGCCCGCAAGCGGCCAGCAAAACGTTTATTACCGCCCGAGACAAACCGTAA
- a CDS encoding FAD-dependent monooxygenase — MAKLSIGVVGGGIGGLTAAIALQRMGHEVTVFEQSKAYLRIGADINLTPNAVKALDGLGLNDAIRKTAARPTHRISRMWDSGKETSRLAMSNEAELKYGAPQLTIHRADLLVALADAFDIQNVVFNARIDQITELPGAGVRVTTTSGRCDELDVVIGADGIHSAVRAYLFGAEQPRFTGVVAYRAVVPAEQLQDLPDIQAFTKWWGETPESQIVTFPLNQGKDIFIFATTAQDSWTEESWTGAGDCGELRSHYTHFHPQARALLDRCDDVLKTALYERDPLQYWSKGRIALLGDACHPMMPFMAQGAGQAIEDAIVLARALEHASNGDEAAAALHLYQAVRQDRARQIQIGSRSNQWLKNAGSADWVYGYDAWTVPLQGTAEEVTA, encoded by the coding sequence ATGGCGAAATTATCAATTGGTGTGGTAGGTGGCGGTATTGGTGGTTTGACCGCTGCTATCGCATTGCAGCGCATGGGCCATGAGGTCACTGTTTTCGAACAATCAAAAGCGTATTTGCGGATTGGTGCTGACATCAACCTGACCCCGAATGCCGTCAAGGCACTGGATGGCCTGGGTCTGAACGACGCGATTCGCAAAACTGCCGCACGTCCGACCCACCGTATCAGCCGGATGTGGGACAGCGGTAAAGAGACCTCACGACTGGCGATGTCGAATGAAGCCGAACTCAAATACGGCGCACCACAGCTGACCATTCACCGGGCCGACCTGTTGGTGGCGCTGGCGGATGCCTTTGATATCCAGAATGTCGTCTTCAACGCCCGTATCGATCAAATCACTGAACTGCCCGGCGCCGGTGTGCGTGTAACCACCACCAGCGGCCGCTGCGATGAACTGGATGTGGTGATTGGTGCCGACGGTATTCACTCCGCGGTTCGTGCTTATTTGTTTGGGGCCGAACAGCCGCGCTTTACCGGTGTGGTTGCCTATCGTGCGGTCGTGCCGGCAGAACAGCTGCAAGACCTGCCCGATATCCAGGCATTCACCAAATGGTGGGGTGAAACTCCGGAAAGCCAGATCGTCACTTTCCCGCTGAATCAGGGCAAGGACATCTTTATCTTCGCCACCACCGCACAAGACAGCTGGACGGAAGAAAGCTGGACTGGCGCAGGTGACTGTGGCGAATTACGCAGCCACTACACCCATTTTCATCCACAGGCCCGGGCCTTGCTGGATCGTTGTGATGACGTGCTGAAAACAGCCCTGTACGAACGGGACCCTCTGCAATACTGGAGCAAAGGCCGGATTGCCCTGCTGGGCGATGCCTGTCATCCGATGATGCCGTTTATGGCCCAGGGTGCCGGTCAGGCGATTGAAGACGCCATCGTATTGGCGCGGGCGCTGGAGCACGCCAGCAACGGCGACGAAGCAGCAGCGGCTTTACACCTGTATCAGGCGGTGCGTCAGGATCGTGCGCGCCAGATCCAGATCGGTTCGCGCTCCAACCAATGGCTCAAGAACGCGGGCAGTGCCGACTGGGTTTATGGTTATGACGCCTGGACGGTACCCCTGCAAGGCACTGCAGAAGAAGTGACAGCATGA
- a CDS encoding recombinase-like helix-turn-helix domain-containing protein → MKAPYLEPHQARTRDNTPFEDLLADSIERAFGEQIHDLDGLVNFLNVVGPPCPTATGLWTEESYKALMSKLGE, encoded by the coding sequence ATGAAAGCACCGTATCTGGAGCCCCATCAGGCTCGCACCCGTGATAACACACCCTTTGAAGACCTGCTGGCCGATTCGATTGAGCGTGCATTCGGAGAACAAATTCACGACCTGGATGGCCTGGTGAATTTCCTCAATGTGGTTGGCCCACCGTGCCCGACAGCCACTGGTCTGTGGACCGAAGAGTCTTATAAAGCCCTGATGAGCAAGCTGGGCGAGTAA
- a CDS encoding aromatic ring-hydroxylating dioxygenase subunit alpha: MNIIQTSADPVEKILQQGIKDRWYPVLPSDQLTADKPVSLRILGYKIALWRDTDNTAHAVEDHCPHRGAPLSLGANLGDRLQCPYHGVEVDCSGKVRKVPGSPGCKLEGSRPTRRFHTQEVAGAIFLYNAVDPQLETPPELILPEQLTSDEYSSFLCYCEWKADYRYVLDNVADPMHGAFLHKMSHSMSEGETQAKFVTTDTDHGFIFEKEGQRGVNFDWSEFADTNLMWQRLEIPYPKTGGPGGNFHIIGMYVPLNPQLAGVFHWRCRPLTGWQEDTWRFLYKNRLEARHWHVLEQDRVALEAMEPDANQREMLYQHDLGLVRLRRYMKNLAKQELEASK; the protein is encoded by the coding sequence ATGAACATCATTCAAACCAGCGCCGATCCGGTCGAAAAAATTCTTCAGCAAGGCATCAAGGATCGTTGGTATCCGGTGCTGCCATCCGACCAGCTGACGGCTGACAAACCGGTCTCGTTGCGGATTCTGGGCTACAAGATTGCGTTGTGGCGCGATACCGACAATACCGCGCATGCGGTCGAAGACCACTGCCCACACCGGGGTGCACCCCTGTCTCTGGGAGCCAATCTTGGCGACCGGTTGCAGTGCCCGTATCACGGCGTCGAAGTGGACTGCAGTGGTAAAGTCCGCAAGGTACCGGGCAGCCCGGGCTGCAAACTGGAAGGTAGCAGACCGACCCGTCGTTTTCACACCCAGGAAGTTGCCGGTGCGATCTTTCTTTATAACGCCGTCGATCCACAGCTGGAAACGCCACCAGAGCTGATCCTGCCAGAGCAGCTGACCTCGGACGAATACTCCAGCTTCCTGTGCTACTGCGAATGGAAAGCCGATTACCGTTATGTGCTGGATAACGTGGCTGATCCGATGCACGGGGCTTTCCTGCACAAGATGTCGCATTCCATGTCGGAAGGCGAAACCCAGGCCAAATTTGTAACCACCGATACTGACCACGGTTTTATCTTCGAGAAAGAAGGCCAGCGTGGCGTCAACTTCGACTGGAGTGAATTTGCCGATACCAACCTGATGTGGCAACGGCTGGAAATTCCCTATCCCAAGACCGGTGGGCCTGGTGGCAACTTCCATATTATCGGTATGTACGTTCCCCTGAATCCACAGCTGGCAGGCGTGTTCCACTGGCGTTGTCGCCCGCTGACCGGCTGGCAGGAAGATACCTGGCGCTTCTTGTACAAGAACCGTCTGGAAGCCCGTCACTGGCACGTGCTGGAGCAAGACCGGGTTGCCCTTGAAGCCATGGAGCCGGACGCCAACCAGCGTGAAATGCTGTACCAGCACGATCTTGGACTGGTGCGTTTGCGTCGTTATATGAAAAACCTGGCCAAGCAAGAACTGGAAGCCAGCAAGTAG
- a CDS encoding RidA family protein translates to MTDMNNLVAHVRADSVPELATASWSNALLLGRELVTSGMTGHPATRQAAAAGEPLDAYQQTLVVLGKIQALAEAAGGHIGNIYRLTVYVTDIRDKDAISRARKDFFVGQSVYPTSTLVEVSGLVFPELCVEIEAGIHLDADLGNTIKQAD, encoded by the coding sequence ATGACGGATATGAACAACCTGGTCGCCCATGTTCGGGCAGACAGCGTCCCGGAGCTGGCTACCGCCAGCTGGTCCAATGCCCTGTTACTGGGGCGGGAGCTGGTGACATCCGGCATGACCGGCCACCCGGCGACTCGTCAAGCCGCGGCGGCGGGTGAGCCACTGGATGCGTACCAGCAAACCCTGGTGGTTTTGGGCAAGATCCAAGCTCTGGCGGAAGCGGCCGGTGGTCATATCGGCAACATCTACCGGCTGACGGTGTACGTGACGGATATTCGCGATAAAGACGCCATCAGCCGCGCCCGCAAGGATTTTTTTGTGGGGCAATCGGTATACCCGACCTCCACCCTGGTGGAAGTGTCCGGGTTGGTATTTCCGGAGTTGTGCGTCGAAATCGAAGCCGGTATTCATCTGGATGCCGACCTTGGCAACACGATCAAACAGGCTGATTAA
- a CDS encoding PDR/VanB family oxidoreductase, whose protein sequence is MSNETLTALVSQIRYEAEGIISIELRPEPGAADFPAFTAGSHIDLNLPNGMVRSYSLYNSPAEPNRYVVGILRDKKSRGGSEWVHRQLRVGTRLAISAPRNNFPLQPHNGHSVLVAGGIGITPVLCMFRELLQQGQSAELIYCARTRSEAAFIAEIEALTAELGGTVRFRFDDEAGTPPNLEQLLQGQAASTHFYCCGPTPMLDAFEAACAQLNHANVHIERFAAVEIAASDDARSSYVVELARSGQIIQINPGDSLLERLEGEGLDLDCSCREGVCGACEVAVLEGEIDHRDGVLTKAERAANNTMMICVSGCKSSKLVLDI, encoded by the coding sequence ATGAGCAATGAAACTCTCACCGCATTGGTGTCCCAGATACGCTACGAAGCGGAAGGCATCATCAGTATCGAACTGCGTCCCGAACCCGGGGCTGCCGATTTTCCGGCGTTTACGGCCGGTTCGCATATTGATCTGAACTTGCCCAACGGCATGGTGCGCAGCTACTCACTGTATAACTCACCGGCGGAGCCAAACCGCTATGTGGTGGGCATCCTGCGAGACAAAAAGAGTCGCGGTGGCTCAGAGTGGGTGCATCGCCAGTTGCGGGTGGGCACCCGCCTGGCCATCAGCGCTCCGCGGAACAACTTCCCGCTGCAGCCGCATAATGGCCACAGCGTGCTGGTCGCGGGCGGCATTGGGATCACCCCGGTGCTGTGTATGTTCCGTGAGTTGCTGCAACAAGGGCAATCGGCGGAACTGATCTATTGCGCCCGCACTCGCTCAGAGGCTGCTTTTATTGCTGAAATCGAGGCACTGACAGCAGAGCTGGGCGGGACTGTCCGCTTCCGCTTTGACGACGAAGCCGGTACACCGCCCAATCTTGAACAGCTGTTGCAAGGTCAGGCGGCCTCCACCCACTTCTATTGTTGTGGCCCGACGCCGATGCTGGATGCGTTTGAAGCCGCTTGTGCCCAGTTGAACCATGCCAATGTGCATATCGAACGTTTTGCCGCTGTCGAGATTGCGGCGTCGGACGATGCCCGCAGCAGCTATGTAGTGGAATTGGCCAGGTCCGGCCAGATTATCCAGATCAACCCGGGCGACAGCTTGCTGGAACGGCTGGAAGGCGAAGGGCTTGACCTTGATTGCTCCTGTCGTGAAGGCGTTTGTGGTGCTTGTGAAGTGGCAGTGCTGGAAGGCGAGATTGATCACCGCGATGGCGTGTTGACCAAAGCCGAACGGGCCGCCAACAACACCATGATGATCTGTGTGTCGGGTTGTAAATCAAGCAAGTTGGTGCTGGATATCTGA
- a CDS encoding cupin domain-containing protein, whose amino-acid sequence MSETFESWNKPAETSLEDFMAGRIARKENRTYDFNALKFQADYDPKYRRAQMRYMGTGAAGVTSDTNTVPSEHFTFSTMLLPAQCEGPLHLHDDVEEVFFMLRGSIRLTMELNGETCETVLNERDLVSIPPGIYRGLYNFTQEDALMCVMLGTPKPVIPTYPADHPLSQIKRDKK is encoded by the coding sequence ATGTCTGAGACATTCGAAAGCTGGAACAAGCCAGCAGAAACAAGCCTTGAAGACTTCATGGCTGGCCGGATTGCCCGCAAGGAAAATCGTACCTACGATTTTAATGCACTGAAATTCCAGGCAGATTACGACCCCAAATACCGCCGTGCCCAAATGCGCTACATGGGCACCGGTGCTGCCGGTGTAACCAGCGATACCAACACCGTACCATCGGAACATTTCACCTTCTCCACCATGTTGTTACCGGCGCAGTGTGAAGGCCCGCTGCACTTGCACGACGATGTTGAAGAAGTGTTCTTTATGCTGCGTGGTTCGATCCGTTTGACGATGGAACTGAACGGCGAGACCTGTGAGACCGTCTTGAACGAACGTGATCTGGTGTCGATTCCACCAGGCATCTACCGGGGTCTGTACAACTTCACCCAGGAAGACGCGCTGATGTGTGTGATGCTGGGAACGCCGAAGCCGGTGATCCCGACCTATCCGGCCGATCACCCGCTGTCACAGATCAAACGCGATAAAAAATAA
- a CDS encoding alpha/beta fold hydrolase: MNTATCTTTLIQQLDDFPRQSIRLGDVNQSWRESGPESGGSGEVLVLLHGISSGSGSWVQQLAALETDCRVLAWDAPGYGDSDDLSVTGANANAKDYAERLAHWLDALGIQRCWLVGHSLGAMVAAAFAARYPQRLAGLMLASPAQGYGQADAETRERVYRQRPTMLAQLGPAGLAAQRAAALVSVNASAAQVSLVADGMRQLRLSGFQAASWLLANDDIWSYLPVDVESRRVICGAADTITPPQAARQLASDLDTTEFVEIAAAGHACYVEAAAAVNQALKDWMSSATSRTGTSL; encoded by the coding sequence ATGAACACAGCCACATGTACTACCACATTGATTCAACAACTCGACGACTTTCCCCGTCAGAGCATCCGGCTGGGCGACGTTAACCAGTCCTGGCGCGAGTCTGGCCCGGAGAGTGGTGGTAGTGGTGAGGTGCTGGTGTTACTGCATGGTATCAGCTCGGGTTCCGGCTCTTGGGTGCAACAATTGGCCGCACTGGAAACTGACTGCCGGGTGCTGGCCTGGGATGCCCCCGGATATGGCGACAGTGATGACCTGAGCGTAACCGGGGCCAACGCCAACGCTAAAGACTATGCCGAACGGCTGGCTCATTGGCTGGATGCGCTGGGTATTCAACGTTGCTGGCTGGTTGGCCACTCGCTGGGTGCCATGGTTGCCGCCGCCTTTGCTGCCCGTTATCCGCAGCGTCTGGCCGGTTTGATGCTGGCCAGCCCGGCCCAGGGGTATGGTCAAGCCGATGCTGAAACCCGGGAACGGGTGTACCGTCAACGCCCAACCATGCTGGCACAATTGGGGCCTGCCGGATTGGCTGCACAACGTGCCGCCGCACTGGTTTCTGTTAATGCCAGCGCCGCACAGGTGAGCCTGGTTGCCGATGGCATGCGCCAGCTGCGTTTGTCCGGCTTTCAGGCCGCTTCCTGGCTGTTGGCCAACGATGATATCTGGTCGTACTTGCCCGTCGATGTTGAGTCTCGCCGGGTCATCTGTGGCGCTGCCGATACCATCACTCCACCGCAGGCCGCCCGGCAATTGGCCAGCGACCTGGATACTACCGAATTTGTTGAAATCGCCGCCGCAGGCCACGCCTGTTATGTCGAAGCCGCGGCGGCAGTGAATCAGGCGCTGAAGGACTGGATGTCTTCGGCGACCTCCCGGACAGGTACCTCGTTATGA
- a CDS encoding SDR family oxidoreductase, with amino-acid sequence MSFMLKDRVVVVTGGSSGIGLETVRLLLQEQAKVAWCGRNEERLLASEDAMRTAFPDGQFMTRVCDVLNADDVATFAEAVKTQLGNTDCLINNAGQGRVSGFDNTSDDDWMAETGLKLFGVIRPVRAFMDQLLASGMGSVTNVNSLLAKQPEPHMMATSAARAALLNFTHSLAHEYAPKGVRVNSILLGMVESGQWRRRYLDRSDTDASWEQWTGAIANKRGIPMGRLGRPEEPARALVFLASPLASYTTGSTLDVSGGFAKQI; translated from the coding sequence ATGAGTTTTATGCTGAAAGATCGTGTTGTGGTTGTCACCGGCGGCTCCTCTGGTATTGGCCTGGAAACTGTCCGGCTGCTGCTGCAGGAACAAGCCAAAGTTGCCTGGTGTGGCCGTAACGAAGAGCGTCTGCTGGCCTCGGAAGACGCGATGCGTACCGCCTTCCCTGATGGCCAGTTTATGACCCGGGTTTGCGATGTTCTGAACGCCGACGACGTTGCCACGTTTGCCGAAGCGGTCAAGACGCAGCTGGGCAACACCGACTGCCTGATCAATAACGCCGGGCAAGGGCGGGTTTCCGGCTTTGATAACACCAGCGACGATGACTGGATGGCCGAAACCGGGTTAAAACTGTTTGGCGTGATCCGTCCGGTACGGGCTTTTATGGATCAGTTGCTGGCATCGGGAATGGGTTCTGTCACCAATGTGAACTCCTTGCTGGCGAAACAACCGGAGCCACACATGATGGCGACTTCCGCGGCGCGAGCAGCGTTGCTGAATTTTACCCACTCACTGGCCCACGAGTATGCGCCAAAGGGCGTAAGGGTAAATTCAATTCTGCTCGGTATGGTGGAGTCTGGCCAATGGCGTCGCCGCTATCTGGATCGATCCGATACCGATGCCAGCTGGGAACAGTGGACCGGGGCAATTGCCAACAAGCGAGGCATTCCGATGGGTCGACTGGGTCGTCCGGAAGAACCGGCCCGGGCGCTGGTTTTTCTGGCCTCGCCCTTGGCCTCGTACACCACCGGCTCAACCCTGGATGTCTCCGGCGGTTTTGCCAAACAGATTTGA